A region from the Desulfitobacterium dehalogenans ATCC 51507 genome encodes:
- a CDS encoding XdhC family protein codes for MDKEIKMGLRHVLEEKLEAALITVTKVLGSAPRKPGAQMLVLADGTTTGTIGGGCGEAEARQAALQVLSTGRARKHSLNMTADIAEDEGMVCGGIMELFIDYLGQGNVSEQLILLENYLLSFNHGESPVLVTLTGSKQENIGQKLVVQRNNQYSGDLGLPILNRIALEQVLASRDHSHFSVVNLDEGFNPCDTKAEIAYQLLLEPPVSETKLVILGAGHIGLPLAGMGKMLGYEVTVVDDRPSFANTLRFRTADRVICNDFEKALADLVIDPQTYVVIVTRGHRHDKVCLKNVIHKPAGYIGMIGSRRRVKAMLAELQEEGIPAEKLEKLYSPIGLKIGAETPEEIAVCILGEIIKVQKEQTVSINNEEPQKMLV; via the coding sequence ATGGATAAAGAGATTAAAATGGGGCTGCGGCATGTTCTTGAAGAAAAACTGGAGGCAGCTTTGATTACAGTCACCAAAGTGTTGGGATCCGCCCCCAGGAAGCCGGGAGCACAAATGTTAGTTTTAGCAGATGGGACGACCACAGGGACCATTGGCGGCGGTTGCGGTGAGGCAGAGGCCAGGCAGGCGGCGCTTCAAGTCTTATCCACGGGGAGAGCAAGGAAACATTCTTTGAATATGACAGCGGACATAGCTGAAGATGAAGGAATGGTTTGCGGTGGTATTATGGAGTTATTTATCGATTACCTTGGTCAGGGTAATGTATCGGAACAGTTAATTCTATTGGAAAACTATTTACTTTCCTTCAATCACGGCGAAAGTCCTGTATTGGTTACCTTAACGGGGTCCAAACAAGAGAATATCGGCCAAAAGCTTGTCGTTCAAAGAAACAATCAGTATTCAGGTGATTTAGGTTTACCCATACTGAATCGGATTGCTCTTGAGCAAGTTTTGGCTAGTAGGGATCATAGTCATTTTTCTGTGGTCAATCTGGACGAAGGGTTCAATCCATGTGATACAAAAGCTGAAATCGCCTACCAATTGCTCCTTGAGCCACCGGTCTCAGAGACAAAGCTGGTGATTTTAGGAGCAGGGCATATTGGCTTGCCTTTGGCCGGCATGGGAAAAATGCTTGGTTATGAGGTTACCGTAGTAGATGACCGGCCCTCCTTTGCCAATACCCTTCGGTTTAGAACAGCTGACCGGGTTATATGCAATGATTTTGAAAAGGCCTTGGCGGACTTGGTTATCGACCCCCAGACTTATGTGGTCATCGTAACCAGAGGCCATCGTCATGATAAAGTCTGTCTGAAAAACGTGATTCATAAACCGGCGGGATACATAGGGATGATTGGCAGCCGCCGCAGAGTAAAGGCTATGTTGGCCGAATTACAGGAAGAAGGTATTCCAGCCGAAAAATTAGAGAAATTGTACTCCCCCATTGGGTTGAAAATCGGTGCGGAAACCCCTGAAGAAATCGCAGTCTGCATTCTGGGCGAAATAATCAAGGTTCAGAAGGAGCAAACTGTCTCTATAAACAATGAAGAACCCCAAAAGATGCTCGTATGA
- the cobC gene encoding alpha-ribazole phosphatase, giving the protein MKKVYIVRHGDIGLGKNKRYIGIKDLPLSAEGRKQAFSLKERLREIPLDRIYCSALSRSRETAAIIAEAHPLSLTVLPDLHEIEMGEWEGRLFSEIQELFPAEYRQRGEDIVNYRPPGGESFLHCYLRIIPVFERIVRSDAETSLIVGHAGVNRVILCHALGLPLPDIFSFKQNYGCLTLLSQNHRGQWEGKLNILAVTNG; this is encoded by the coding sequence ATGAAAAAAGTTTATATTGTGCGCCATGGTGATATAGGATTGGGCAAAAATAAAAGGTATATAGGTATTAAGGATCTTCCCTTAAGTGCAGAAGGCAGGAAACAAGCCTTTTCTTTAAAAGAGCGTTTACGGGAGATTCCTTTAGACAGGATCTATTGCAGTGCTTTAAGCCGGTCACGGGAGACCGCTGCTATCATAGCCGAAGCACACCCCTTATCCTTAACCGTTCTTCCTGATCTGCATGAGATAGAGATGGGAGAATGGGAAGGAAGGCTCTTCAGTGAAATACAGGAGCTGTTTCCAGCTGAGTACCGGCAGAGAGGTGAGGATATTGTTAATTACCGCCCTCCCGGGGGGGAAAGTTTCCTCCATTGTTACCTTCGCATCATCCCGGTATTCGAAAGAATTGTCCGATCAGATGCTGAAACCAGCCTTATTGTCGGGCACGCCGGGGTCAATCGGGTGATTTTATGTCATGCCCTCGGGCTGCCTCTTCCTGATATATTTAGCTTCAAACAGAATTACGGATGTTTAACTCTATTGAGCCAAAACCATAGGGGGCAGTGGGAGGGAAAATTAAATATCCTAGCCGTTACTAACGGCTAG
- a CDS encoding DVU_1553 family AMP-dependent CoA ligase: MTPEKTPLESWIGRKITGSSSGILASEGLKEYQLNKLGETLDYVREKSSFYQRHLGKTDYTLTHLEDMAKLPFTTADDLRRFGQEMICVKPSDIHRIVTLQTSGTTGQPKRVFFTEEDQELTLDFFHQGMLTMVKHGDRVLILLPGRVPGSVGELLQRSLARAGAEGLAHGPVCNPQAALEHMIQDGVNVLVGIPTQILTLARVQKKMQVPIPPLRSVLLTTDYVPHSIVRELVKVWGCQVFNHYGMTEMGLGGGVDCQGFNGYHLREADLYFEIIDPSTSRPVQEGQSGEVVFTTLTRTGMPLIRYRTGDYSRFILEACPCGTVLRNLERVRSRDRVDLGAGKILSMADLDEAIFALDGVLNFSAVIAGECGKKILAIEVLMDGAVSERAKKMMLQAIETYPIIQSVLSSGQTQLALTFNTNTAAYSSEKGTGKRMILDQRGWGA, from the coding sequence GTGACGCCGGAGAAAACACCTCTCGAATCCTGGATTGGGCGGAAAATCACCGGGAGCAGTTCAGGAATACTTGCCTCGGAAGGGCTTAAAGAGTACCAGCTGAACAAGCTGGGGGAGACTTTAGACTATGTAAGGGAAAAGAGCTCCTTTTATCAAAGGCATTTAGGAAAAACCGATTACACCTTGACTCATCTTGAGGACATGGCAAAGCTGCCTTTTACCACGGCTGATGATCTCCGCCGATTCGGGCAAGAGATGATTTGTGTTAAACCAAGCGATATTCATCGGATTGTGACTCTCCAAACCTCCGGAACGACCGGACAGCCTAAACGAGTCTTCTTCACCGAAGAGGATCAGGAATTGACCCTGGATTTCTTCCATCAGGGGATGCTGACTATGGTTAAGCACGGGGATCGGGTGTTGATCCTCTTGCCGGGCAGAGTGCCGGGCAGTGTGGGTGAGCTCTTGCAGCGCAGTTTAGCCCGTGCCGGAGCTGAGGGCCTTGCTCATGGACCGGTCTGCAACCCTCAGGCCGCCCTTGAACACATGATACAGGATGGGGTTAATGTGCTGGTGGGTATACCGACCCAAATCCTGACCTTAGCCAGAGTGCAGAAAAAAATGCAGGTCCCGATCCCGCCCTTGCGCAGTGTTTTATTGACCACAGATTATGTTCCCCATAGCATAGTCAGGGAATTGGTCAAAGTCTGGGGCTGTCAGGTATTTAATCACTATGGCATGACGGAAATGGGCCTGGGCGGCGGCGTTGATTGCCAGGGATTTAATGGGTACCATTTGCGGGAAGCCGATCTCTATTTTGAGATCATCGATCCGTCGACAAGCCGTCCTGTTCAGGAGGGACAAAGCGGGGAAGTTGTCTTTACCACCTTAACCCGCACGGGAATGCCTCTCATCCGTTATCGGACAGGAGATTATTCCCGCTTTATACTTGAGGCCTGTCCCTGTGGTACGGTTCTGCGCAATTTAGAGAGGGTGCGATCCAGGGATAGAGTGGATCTCGGTGCTGGTAAAATCCTGAGTATGGCTGATTTGGACGAAGCCATTTTTGCTCTGGACGGGGTACTTAATTTTTCGGCGGTCATTGCCGGGGAGTGTGGTAAAAAGATTCTGGCCATTGAGGTTCTTATGGACGGGGCGGTTTCGGAAAGGGCAAAGAAGATGATGCTTCAAGCGATTGAGACCTATCCCATAATCCAATCGGTTTTAAGCAGCGGGCAGACCCAATTGGCTTTGACCTTCAATACCAATACCGCCGCCTACAGCAGTGAAAAGGGAACAGGGAAAAGGATGATTCTTGACCAAAGGGGGTGGGGGGCATAG
- a CDS encoding DVU_1551 family NTP transferase: MGGIETATTGEPRKSKITAIILAAGFSSRMKSFKPLLPLGSASVIEIAVRSFQEAGFKDIRIVLGHRAGELIPVCNALHVQWIFNEHYAEGMFSSVKAGVISLGPEVEGFFLLPVDNPLIHEDTLHRLYEAFSMEHKGIVYPVYRGKRGHPPLISRCYVDSILSWTGEGGLRALLEHYQGDALEVSMEDQGVLLDMDTPEDYRKILKYYGYAPTPTEFECYELLRGNNTPEKVIKHCEMVAWLSVFLGKQLEEAGRHLNLELLKASALLHDIARLKPNHPLEGAKLTAAYPEVSAIIAAHMDCSWEPSQPLTEKEIVYLADKLVADDQIISLQERFNSSVERYKNEPEVLEHIHRRFYHAYRILYRVEERVGKSVQTLIKLNLGSDVHG; the protein is encoded by the coding sequence GTGGGGGGCATAGAAACAGCAACAACTGGGGAGCCAAGAAAAAGTAAGATTACCGCCATCATTCTGGCAGCCGGTTTTTCCTCCCGGATGAAAAGCTTTAAACCCCTTTTGCCTTTGGGTTCAGCCAGTGTTATAGAAATTGCCGTCCGGTCATTCCAGGAGGCAGGTTTCAAGGATATTCGGATTGTCCTCGGACATAGGGCCGGGGAGCTTATTCCGGTGTGTAATGCATTACATGTTCAGTGGATCTTTAATGAACATTATGCTGAAGGGATGTTTTCTTCAGTCAAGGCCGGAGTAATAAGTTTAGGCCCGGAAGTGGAGGGTTTTTTTCTCTTACCGGTTGATAATCCGCTCATCCATGAAGACACCTTACATAGGTTATACGAAGCGTTTAGCATGGAGCATAAAGGTATAGTTTATCCGGTCTACCGGGGCAAAAGAGGTCATCCCCCTTTGATTTCCCGATGTTATGTGGATAGTATTCTAAGCTGGACAGGTGAAGGCGGACTTAGGGCCCTTTTGGAACACTATCAGGGGGATGCCCTTGAGGTCAGCATGGAGGATCAAGGGGTGCTCCTGGATATGGATACCCCTGAGGATTATAGGAAGATTTTGAAGTACTATGGGTATGCACCCACTCCCACAGAATTTGAATGCTATGAATTGCTTAGAGGAAATAACACCCCGGAGAAGGTTATCAAACACTGTGAAATGGTGGCTTGGCTAAGTGTTTTTTTGGGTAAGCAATTAGAGGAGGCGGGGCGGCACTTAAATCTGGAATTATTAAAAGCCTCTGCTTTATTGCATGATATAGCCAGGCTTAAACCCAATCATCCCCTAGAAGGAGCGAAGCTTACTGCAGCTTATCCAGAGGTTTCCGCTATTATTGCCGCTCATATGGACTGTTCATGGGAGCCTTCGCAACCGCTGACAGAGAAAGAGATAGTCTACCTTGCTGATAAATTGGTGGCAGATGACCAGATTATTTCGCTCCAGGAACGCTTTAACAGTAGTGTAGAACGATATAAAAACGAACCGGAAGTTCTTGAGCATATCCACCGGCGTTTTTATCATGCCTATAGAATCCTTTATCGCGTAGAAGAAAGAGTAGGAAAATCTGTACAGACCTTAATCAAGTTAAATCTAGGGAGCGATGTTCATGGATAA
- a CDS encoding FtsK/SpoIIIE family DNA translocase yields the protein MARKKKKMTVKKKGFLKDNVRHELIGIVALGLAVLGIVALYSGSNGVVGGKIKEGLTMLAGNGRVWLLLMLGAWGIAYMNLKHINNQWRTVGVLLLWLAFEGLLHFQLPGIEAFDHETMFDEGMAGHGGGLIGALIAITLKSSVGISGGYVVLIVIALIGALLVTNRSLIGGLQQVQKAGKESGRWVKNHVEDFIYVIQDSEENPEEVVPKEPMEKRPLKKNVKKKETKATTEPLKVLEPELVERPVIIKTLQDMADHTGEEEKPLSDSPMMQTVLPFAEEKKQKNLPPGKVTGTPVSRLAQKESGDFQLPNFTLLNKTMKVKNPRINKDLADNVKILEDTLESFGVKIKVTHVTQGPAITRYEAQPAPGVKVSKITNLSDDIALSLAATDVRIEAPVPGKSVVGIEVPNKEIATVHFREVLETPEFQNSPSKLTVVLGKDITGSPIVADLTKMPHLLIAGATGSGKSVCVNTLINSILYKARPDEVKFLLVDPKMVELTNYNGIPHLISPVVTDPKKAAGALKWIVTEMETRYELFAAAGVRDIVRYNFLRTQEKKEDAPPLPYVVVIIDELADLMMVAPGDVEDSICRLAQMARAAGIHLLIATQRPSVDVITGLIKANIPSRIAFAVSSQIDSRTILDMNGAEKLLGRGDMLYYPMGASKPIRVQGCFLADKEVENVVLFLQNQAKPEYQEIPNIELGMNKPAEDAGDELFHQAALLFIEAGNASVSLLQRRLRIGYTRAARLMDLLEEKGVVGGYEGSKPREVLLTKGQFEQKFGLEEEEIG from the coding sequence TTGGCTAGGAAGAAAAAGAAGATGACGGTAAAGAAAAAGGGTTTTCTTAAAGATAATGTCCGCCATGAACTTATAGGCATTGTGGCCTTGGGATTGGCGGTATTGGGCATTGTGGCCCTATACTCCGGAAGCAATGGTGTTGTAGGTGGCAAGATCAAAGAAGGCTTAACCATGCTGGCCGGCAACGGCCGGGTATGGCTGCTTCTCATGCTGGGTGCTTGGGGAATCGCTTATATGAATCTTAAACATATAAATAACCAATGGAGAACGGTGGGAGTTCTCTTATTATGGTTAGCTTTTGAAGGACTATTGCATTTTCAACTCCCGGGGATTGAGGCTTTTGATCACGAGACTATGTTCGATGAAGGCATGGCAGGTCACGGAGGAGGACTAATTGGCGCACTGATAGCCATAACCCTGAAAAGCTCAGTGGGTATTTCCGGAGGGTATGTGGTGCTCATTGTCATAGCACTCATCGGAGCATTGCTGGTAACGAACCGTTCCCTCATCGGAGGTCTGCAGCAGGTTCAAAAGGCCGGCAAAGAATCAGGACGTTGGGTCAAAAACCATGTAGAAGATTTCATCTATGTGATTCAGGATTCTGAAGAGAATCCTGAAGAGGTAGTTCCTAAAGAGCCCATGGAAAAGAGGCCTTTAAAGAAGAATGTCAAGAAGAAAGAGACAAAAGCGACAACGGAGCCTTTAAAAGTGCTGGAACCTGAACTGGTGGAGCGGCCGGTAATTATTAAGACTCTTCAGGATATGGCGGACCATACCGGGGAGGAAGAGAAGCCTCTTTCCGATAGTCCAATGATGCAAACCGTACTCCCTTTTGCCGAGGAAAAGAAGCAAAAAAATCTTCCTCCGGGCAAGGTCACAGGGACGCCTGTTTCCAGGCTGGCCCAAAAGGAGAGCGGCGATTTTCAACTTCCTAATTTTACTCTTCTTAATAAAACCATGAAGGTGAAAAATCCTCGTATTAATAAGGATTTGGCGGATAATGTGAAGATTCTTGAAGATACCCTGGAAAGCTTCGGGGTTAAGATTAAAGTCACCCATGTGACCCAGGGACCGGCCATTACCCGCTATGAAGCTCAGCCTGCACCCGGGGTCAAGGTTAGCAAGATTACGAACTTATCCGATGATATCGCTCTGAGCTTAGCCGCTACCGATGTACGTATCGAGGCTCCTGTTCCGGGAAAATCCGTAGTGGGAATTGAGGTGCCTAATAAAGAGATAGCGACGGTGCATTTTCGGGAAGTACTGGAGACTCCGGAGTTTCAGAATTCCCCCAGTAAGCTGACGGTAGTTCTGGGAAAAGATATTACAGGAAGTCCTATTGTCGCGGATTTAACTAAAATGCCTCATTTATTAATTGCCGGTGCCACAGGTTCGGGAAAGTCCGTCTGTGTCAATACTCTGATTAATAGCATTTTGTATAAGGCCAGACCGGATGAGGTAAAATTTTTATTGGTGGATCCGAAGATGGTGGAACTGACCAATTATAATGGAATCCCTCATCTGATCTCGCCGGTGGTAACGGACCCGAAAAAGGCGGCAGGGGCCTTAAAATGGATTGTCACCGAAATGGAGACCCGTTACGAGCTTTTTGCCGCGGCGGGAGTAAGGGATATCGTACGCTATAATTTTCTGCGCACCCAGGAAAAGAAAGAGGATGCGCCGCCCCTTCCCTATGTGGTGGTGATTATCGATGAGTTGGCGGATCTCATGATGGTAGCCCCCGGAGATGTGGAAGATTCGATTTGCCGCTTAGCTCAGATGGCACGGGCAGCGGGAATCCATCTCTTGATTGCCACCCAGCGTCCATCGGTGGATGTTATTACTGGTTTGATCAAAGCCAATATTCCTTCCCGGATTGCTTTCGCTGTGTCTTCTCAGATTGATTCGCGAACCATATTGGATATGAACGGGGCGGAAAAACTCTTAGGCCGCGGGGATATGCTTTACTATCCTATGGGGGCCAGCAAGCCCATAAGGGTGCAAGGATGCTTCCTGGCTGACAAGGAAGTGGAAAATGTGGTCCTCTTCCTGCAGAATCAGGCTAAACCGGAATATCAGGAGATTCCCAACATTGAGCTGGGAATGAATAAACCGGCGGAAGATGCCGGAGATGAGCTGTTTCATCAAGCGGCCCTGCTCTTTATCGAAGCAGGGAATGCTTCCGTCTCTTTATTGCAAAGAAGGCTCCGCATCGGCTACACCCGGGCGGCCCGCTTGATGGACCTGTTGGAAGAAAAAGGGGTCGTGGGCGGATATGAAGGATCAAAACCCCGGGAAGTTTTGCTGACCAAGGGGCAATTTGAGCAAAAGTTTGGTTTGGAAGAAGAAGAGATAGGGTAA
- a CDS encoding ABC-F family ATP-binding cassette domain-containing protein, with translation MSILNVENVNHGFGGRKILENTTFRLLKGEHVGLVGANGEGKSTFLDIITGKLIPDEGKVEWSNRVSVGYLDQHTVLTQGKSIRDVLREAFQKMFELEAEMLELYNRMAEATEAQMNKMMEDVGEIQTILESNGFYMIDAKVEEVANGLGLGEIGLDKDVTDLSGGQRTKVLLTKLLLQKPTILILDEPTNYLDAEHIIWLSNYLKNYENAFILVSHDIPFLNDVVNVIYHVENADLTRYTGNYEQFMQLYQIKKEQELKAYEKQQKEVDRLEDFIARNKARISTTGRAKSRQKQLDKMEILEKPKEKIKPQFRFKEARSPGRVIFEAEDLVLGYNEPLTRPLSLKLERGQKVAIRGVNGLGKTTLLKTLLGIIPSISGEVILGDYLSPGYFEQESNRGNTNTPIEEIWQEYPGLTNYEVRQALAKCGLTNEHISNKMMVLSGGESAKVRLCKLMLKDINFLVLDEPTNHLDVDAKDELKKAIKEFKGTVLLVSHDPDFYSDWVSDIWNLEQWTTKIV, from the coding sequence ATGAGCATATTAAATGTAGAAAATGTAAATCACGGCTTCGGCGGCCGTAAGATTCTGGAAAATACAACCTTCCGCCTTCTTAAAGGGGAACATGTAGGCTTAGTAGGGGCTAACGGAGAAGGGAAATCAACCTTTCTCGACATTATCACCGGTAAGCTCATTCCTGATGAAGGCAAAGTAGAATGGTCCAACCGGGTGTCCGTGGGTTATCTGGATCAACACACTGTGTTGACCCAAGGTAAATCCATTCGCGATGTTCTCAGAGAAGCCTTTCAAAAAATGTTCGAGCTGGAAGCTGAAATGTTGGAGCTCTACAACCGCATGGCCGAAGCTACAGAAGCGCAGATGAACAAAATGATGGAGGATGTAGGCGAAATTCAAACCATACTTGAGAGCAATGGTTTCTACATGATCGATGCCAAGGTGGAGGAAGTGGCTAACGGTTTAGGCCTCGGTGAAATCGGCCTGGATAAGGATGTAACGGATTTGAGCGGTGGTCAAAGAACAAAAGTCCTCCTGACCAAGCTTTTACTGCAAAAGCCTACTATATTAATATTGGACGAGCCCACCAACTATTTAGATGCTGAACATATTATTTGGTTAAGCAATTACTTGAAGAACTACGAGAACGCTTTTATTCTGGTATCTCATGATATCCCCTTCTTAAATGATGTGGTCAATGTGATCTATCATGTGGAAAATGCAGACTTAACCCGTTATACCGGAAACTACGAGCAATTTATGCAGCTCTATCAAATTAAAAAAGAACAAGAGCTGAAGGCTTATGAAAAGCAACAAAAAGAAGTGGACCGCTTGGAAGATTTTATCGCCCGCAACAAAGCCCGCATCTCCACCACCGGCCGGGCTAAAAGCCGCCAAAAGCAGTTGGACAAAATGGAGATCCTGGAAAAACCCAAAGAGAAAATCAAGCCCCAATTTCGGTTTAAGGAGGCCAGAAGCCCTGGCAGAGTCATCTTTGAAGCCGAGGATTTGGTTCTTGGCTATAATGAGCCCCTAACCCGCCCCCTCAGTCTGAAACTGGAAAGAGGACAGAAAGTGGCCATCCGTGGGGTCAATGGTTTGGGTAAGACCACCCTGCTTAAAACCTTGCTGGGGATCATTCCGTCTATTAGCGGAGAAGTCATCTTAGGGGACTATCTTTCCCCCGGTTATTTTGAGCAAGAATCCAATCGCGGCAATACCAATACCCCCATCGAGGAGATATGGCAGGAGTATCCCGGACTCACGAATTATGAAGTTCGTCAAGCTCTGGCCAAATGCGGACTAACCAATGAGCATATCTCCAATAAGATGATGGTCCTAAGCGGTGGAGAAAGTGCCAAAGTACGCCTCTGTAAGCTCATGCTGAAAGACATCAATTTCCTCGTTCTGGACGAGCCCACCAACCATCTTGATGTAGATGCCAAGGACGAGCTAAAGAAGGCCATCAAGGAGTTTAAGGGTACGGTTCTTTTAGTATCCCATGATCCTGACTTCTACAGTGATTGGGTCAGTGATATCTGGAATTTGGAGCAATGGACCACTAAAATCGTATAA
- the mnmH gene encoding tRNA 2-selenouridine(34) synthase MnmH — MIHDITIEELRKIKDIVLLDVRSENEYEEATIPGALNLPLFNNEERAMIGTTYVQISPALAKEQGLAIAGPKLDGLYNQARQWSNGRPVALFCWRGGMRSKSLATVFALMGLSVYRLQGGYKAYRHLVNDYFTQEFPFKVVVLRGNTGVGKTELLKRLRADGYPAIDLENIANNRGSVFGSVGLGSAPSQKSFESALYERLREVEHFPYIIVECESKRIGRINLPSSVYEAMNAGPQILVYDSIHNRIERLIKEYTSYPNATLEIKSALGRLTKNLGHNKIAQCHSLLELGNLEEFTEEMLNYYDALYSYPNHPSDDYDYSISHEDPDKGIKELEDYLDHWSGIPGRTTLPGIRDTAK; from the coding sequence ATGATTCATGATATAACTATTGAAGAATTGCGAAAAATTAAAGATATAGTTCTTTTGGATGTTCGTTCTGAAAATGAATATGAGGAGGCCACAATACCTGGTGCTCTGAATCTGCCTCTATTTAATAATGAAGAACGAGCTATGATTGGGACAACTTATGTACAAATCTCTCCCGCTTTGGCCAAGGAGCAAGGATTGGCTATAGCCGGTCCTAAATTGGATGGGCTTTATAACCAAGCCAGACAATGGTCAAATGGCCGGCCTGTGGCGCTTTTTTGTTGGCGGGGGGGGATGAGAAGCAAATCCTTAGCTACAGTTTTTGCTCTGATGGGCTTGTCTGTTTACCGTTTACAAGGGGGATACAAGGCCTATCGTCATTTGGTTAATGATTACTTTACTCAAGAGTTTCCCTTTAAAGTTGTTGTGCTGCGGGGAAATACGGGTGTAGGTAAGACAGAACTATTGAAACGCTTAAGGGCTGATGGCTATCCGGCCATTGATTTGGAGAATATAGCGAATAATAGGGGCTCTGTATTCGGCTCCGTTGGTTTGGGTTCTGCCCCTTCACAAAAGTCTTTTGAGTCCGCTTTATATGAACGGCTTAGGGAAGTGGAGCATTTTCCTTACATCATAGTCGAATGTGAAAGTAAGCGAATTGGCAGAATCAATTTGCCTTCAAGTGTATATGAAGCTATGAATGCGGGTCCCCAGATCTTGGTCTATGATTCCATTCATAACCGGATTGAGCGCTTAATCAAAGAATACACCAGCTACCCTAATGCCACCCTTGAGATTAAGTCGGCTCTGGGGCGTCTGACGAAAAACCTGGGACATAATAAGATTGCTCAGTGTCATTCTTTGCTTGAACTAGGGAATTTAGAAGAGTTCACTGAAGAAATGCTAAACTATTACGACGCTCTTTATTCCTATCCTAACCATCCCAGCGATGATTATGATTACTCAATAAGCCATGAAGATCCTGATAAGGGGATCAAAGAATTGGAGGATTACCTTGATCACTGGTCGGGTATACCCGGAAGAACAACTCTACCTGGAATACGTGATACAGCAAAATAA
- a CDS encoding ClpP family protease translates to MQTLSEGVHLVRNENQNEPINPEVQTLKELGQIRIPEPSESIYCLTVVGQIEGHQVLPAQSKATKYEHVIPQLFAVEQNPKVEGILLILNTAGGDVEAGLAISELVSSLSKPSVSIVLGGGHSIGIPIAVSCDRSFISPTGTMTLHPIRYTGLVINGHQQFEYLQKMQERINRFILQHSKITEEQLKKLMFATGELAQDIGTILIGQDAVEIGLIDAVGGLKEAHEELKRLIAEKRES, encoded by the coding sequence ATGCAGACGTTGTCGGAAGGAGTGCACCTTGTGAGAAATGAAAATCAAAATGAACCCATAAATCCGGAGGTCCAGACCTTAAAAGAGCTGGGCCAGATTCGTATCCCTGAACCTTCAGAGAGCATTTATTGTCTGACCGTCGTCGGTCAGATTGAAGGACATCAGGTTCTTCCCGCTCAGTCGAAGGCCACCAAATATGAACATGTCATTCCTCAATTGTTCGCTGTAGAGCAGAATCCAAAGGTAGAAGGGATATTGCTGATTTTAAATACGGCCGGAGGGGATGTAGAGGCTGGGTTAGCCATATCTGAGCTGGTGAGCAGTTTAAGCAAACCCAGTGTCTCCATCGTTTTGGGGGGCGGGCATAGTATTGGAATTCCTATAGCTGTAAGCTGTGATCGCAGCTTTATCTCGCCCACGGGAACCATGACTTTGCACCCCATACGCTATACGGGGTTAGTGATCAATGGCCATCAGCAGTTTGAGTATTTACAAAAAATGCAAGAGAGAATTAATCGCTTTATCCTCCAACATTCAAAGATAACGGAAGAGCAGCTAAAAAAGCTCATGTTTGCAACAGGTGAATTAGCGCAGGATATTGGGACCATTTTAATCGGGCAGGACGCCGTAGAAATTGGACTGATTGATGCTGTTGGAGGGCTAAAGGAAGCCCATGAAGAATTAAAGCGGCTAATCGCTGAAAAGCGTGAAAGTTAA